The nucleotide window GGGATGCATTAATATGGTATCAAGATGCAGCAGAGACAGCACAATTTAACAACTGGGACACCTTTTCTAGTGCCTTATTGCTTAGGTTTGGCCTCACAGCCTATGACGATCCCATGGAGGCACTTACACGCCTCAAACAAGTGTCTACTGTGGTCATTTATAAGGCTCAATTTGAAGCCCTCTCAAACAGACTTAGAGGACTCACTGAATCACACAAGCTGAGTTGCTTTCTCAGTGGATTAAGGGATGAAATCCGTCTTCCCGTGCGGATGTTCAAACCCTTGAGCCTCAATGTGGCTTTTGGGCTTGCCAAAATCCAAGAGGAGTACCTGTCTAGTTCAAAACATTCAGGCAAGAGCTGGTTGGACAGAAACAATCCAGGGAATAGTTATTCCTAGAGTCAGCTTCAGGGAGCTGGTCAGAAACAATTCAAACCAAGGAGAGAAATTCCCTCAtctcaaatggatgaaaaaaggaaaaggggcCTATGCTACTATTGTGAGGAGAAGTGGAATCCTAATCGCGTGTGCAAATCTCCAAAAGTGTATGTATTGTAAGGGTGtgctgaagatgaagaagataagggtgaagaaattttttttgattcaCATGACAGGCAAGAAGGCCAACAACCTGAAACCAAGTTGGAAATATCCCTCAATGCCATCACGGGAACCCCCAATCAGAATACCATGCGAATCCATGGCTTTATGGGTGGGGAGAGGGTGCTGTTTTTGGTGGATTCAGGAAGCACTCACAACTTCCTGGATCCTTCTATTGCCAGGAAGGCAAAGCTGAAGGTGAATACCAATCAAAAGCTCAAGGTACGAGTGGCCAATGGCGAGTTGGTCACAAGTGAAGGGGCATGTACAGCCACATCAATCAGATTACAAGGTAACCAGTTCACTACTTCTTTTTACTTGTTAACCTTGGGTGGTTGTGACGCTGTTTTGGGTATACGATGGCTGGAAAATCTGGACAATATAACTTGGAATTTCTCTAAGTTAGTCATGCAATTTATGTGGCAAAATAAATTGGTTGAGCTGAAGGGTCTCCACTTGGGGAGACCATCATTTGGGGAAGGAAAGGAAGTCCTCTTGAACAGTATGAATGGACCCAAAGGAGTTTTGATCCAATGTTCTGCTGTACAATCCACAGTCCCAAACCCAAACACAATCCCAAACACAACCCACAACCAAAACAGAGAGCTCACCGTGTTGTTACAACACTTTAAACATGTTTTTTCAGAACCTATAGGATTACCACCCAAGAGAACCCATGACcacaaaattacattaaaagaGGGAACCCCACCTATCTCCACAAGACCATACCGATACCCATTTTACCAGAAaactgagattgagaaaatggTCACTGAATTGCTTAAATCAGGAATGATTAGACCCAGTTCTAGCCCTTTTTCCTCACCAGTTTTACTAGTCCGCAAGGCTGATGGGAGTTGGCGCCTATGCGTGGACTATAGGGCCTTAAATCAAGAGACGGTGAAGGATAAGTTCCCTATTCCCGTCATTGATGAGTTGTTGGATGAGTTTTATGGTTCCGTGATTTTCTCTAAAATGGACCTAAGATCCGGGTACCATCAAATCAGGGTGGTTCCTGAGGATGTTCACAAAACTGCTTTTCGCACTCATGAAGGGCACTATGAATTCttggtaatgccctttgggctcACCAACGCCCCGTCCACCTTCCAAGGGTTAATGAATGAACTTTTTAGACCCTTCTTGAGAAGGTTTGTACTGGTTTTTTTTTACGATATATTGGTGTATAGCCAAACTGTGGAAGATCATATAGAGCATGTAAGGCTAGTGTTGGAGGTTCTAGAAAAAAATCAGCTTTATGCTAAGTTGTCCAAGTGCAGTTTTGGGGTTTGAGAAGTGGAATACTTGGGACACATAGTGTCGAGTGAAGGAGTTAAAGCTGACCCAAGCAAGATAGTTTCCATGGTAGAGTGGCCCACTCTCACCAACTTAAAAGCCTTGAGAGGTTTTTTGGGCCTAACGGGATATTACCGTAAGTTTATACGGCACTATGGGCTCATAGCTGCCCCCTTGACAgccttattaaaaaagaatgcttTTACTTGGAATGCCTCAGCTCATCAAGCTTTTCAGCAATTAAAAGGGGCTGTTTCTCAACCTTCGGTGTTAAGACTTCCAGATTTTACAAAGTCTTTCATTATTGAGTGCGATGCAAGTGGGTGTGGTGTGGGAGCCGTACTCATGCAGGCTGGACAGCCCATATCTTATTTCAGTAAGGCCTTGAAAGGTAAGGCTTTGACCTTGTCCACTTACAAGAGAGAATTATTGGCTCTTGTCATGGTTGTACAAAGATGGAGGCCCTACTTATTGGGCCAATCTTTCATTGTTAAGACGGACCAACAGGCCCTAAAATACTTACTTGAGCAAAAAGTGGGAACCACGGCACAACAGAAATGGTTAACAAAACTTATGGGCTACGACTTTAAGATTGAGTTTAAGAAAGGAAGGGAAAATAAGGTGGCGGATGCTCTTTCTAGAAGGGATGAAAAGCGGGATGAGGACGCGGGAGTACTGGCCATTATTTCTTTTCCCACACCCGATTGGATCGAGGAGTTAAAGGCGAGCTATTCCTCCTCACCCGAGCTGCTGGAATTGTTAGCTAAGCGGTAGGCCAAGCTAGAACTGCCTAAGGGTTATACAATCCAGCAGGGGCTGGTCCTAAAGAAGGGGAGGTTTGTGATTAACCCCAGTTCTTGTTTTAAAGCCAAAGTATTACAGTTTATACACAGCAACCCGGAAGCAGGCCATTCAGGGTTTCTAAAAACATATCAAAGAgctaaaaagaattttttctgGCATGGAATGAAGAAGGATATTAAGGAGCTGATAAGAAGCTGTGAAATATGCCAAGTTAATAAACACGAGAACCTCTACCCAGCAGGTCTGTTGCAACCTCTTCCCATTCCAAACCAAGCTTGGGAAAAATTATCCATGGACTTTGTGGAGGGTCTCCCTATTTCTCATGGGGTTAATGTCATCCTAGTCGTTGTGGACAGGTTGACTAAATATGGCCATTTCATGGCCTTGGCACACCCCTATACAGCGGTCGAAGTAGCTCAAACTTTCTTAAGGGAAGTGTTTAAACTGCATGGATTTCCTAAGGTCATACTCTCAGACAGGGATCCTATTTTCCTAAGCACTTTTTGGAAAACTTTGTTTTCACTGCAGGGTACTTCT belongs to Juglans regia cultivar Chandler chromosome 8, Walnut 2.0, whole genome shotgun sequence and includes:
- the LOC118349227 gene encoding uncharacterized protein LOC118349227 — its product is MQAQEERMLAMRADIAQLTEMVKTLVTNQTAQVVHHETYHQQDREFQDFRREGPRGVKLDFPYFDGTDPAGWIFKASHYFDYHQTPPAQRLLMASYHMNGDALIWYQDAAETAQFNNWDTFSSALLLRFGLTAYDDPMEALTRLKQVSTVVIYKAQFEALSNRLRGLTESHKLSCFLSGLRDEIRLPVRMFKPLSLNVAFGLAKIQEEYLSSSKHSGKSWQEGQQPETKLEISLNAITGTPNQNTMRIHGFMGGERVLFLVDSGSTHNFLDPSIARKAKLKVNTNQKLKVRVANGELVTSEGACTATSIRLQGNQFTTSFYLLTLGGCDAVLGIRWLENLDNITWNFSKLVMQFMWQNKLVELKGLHLGRPSFGEGKEVLLNSMNGPKGVLIQCSAVQSTVPNPNTIPNTTHNQNRELTVLLQHFKHVFSEPIGLPPKRTHDHKITLKEGTPPISTRPYRYPFYQKTEIEKMVTELLKSGMIRPSSSPFSSPVLLVRKADGSWRLCVDYRALNQETVKDKFPIPVIDELLDEFYGSVIFSKMDLRSGYHQIRVVPEDVHKTAFRTHEGHYEFLPNCGRSYRACKASVGVSSEGVKADPSKIVSMVEWPTLTNLKALRGFLGLTGYYRKFIRHYGLIAAPLTALLKKNAFTWNASAHQAFQQLKGAVSQPSVLRLPDFTKSFIIECDASGCGVGAVLMQAGQPISYFSKALKGKALTLSTYKRELLALVMVVQRWRPYLLGQSFIVKTDQQALKYLLEQKVGTTAQQKWLTKLMGYDFKIEFKKGRENKVADALSRRDEKRDEDAGVLAIISFPTPDWIEELKASYSSSPELLELLAKRNPEAGHSGFLKTYQRAKKNFFWHGMKKDIKELIRSCEICQVNKHENLYPAGLLQPLPIPNQAWEKLSMDFVEGLPISHGVNVILVVVDRLTKYGHFMALAHPYTAVEVAQTFLREVFKLHGFPKVILSDRDPIFLSTFWKTLFSLQGTSLSYNSAYHPQSDGQTEILNKALEGYLRCFVGSKPKQWSQWLPLAEWWYNTSYHTSTKMSPFEALYGYSSPRLITYIPGTSQNDATDKMLKDREHIKLLLKENLNFSQQRMKKFADQRRTEREFQIGEWVYLRLQPYRQKTVVARKNLKLSPRFYGPFRVMQRLGTVAYCLELPLESKIHPVFHISCLKKKLGTRIQALPSLPPVNDTCEVQPEPELVLERRMRQQGNKAQTMALVKWVGLSAEENSWESLQRLREDYPYLVGQVL